One window of the Branchiostoma lanceolatum isolate klBraLanc5 chromosome 3, klBraLanc5.hap2, whole genome shotgun sequence genome contains the following:
- the LOC136430806 gene encoding protein polybromo-1-like isoform X6 produces MAKRRRSSSVGMDGRLEEDMGPSMKTRRKSAPSIDTAYPRIGEVIQDLYDIIRNHRDENGRLLCDPFIRAPNRRNAPDFYEAVDTPIDMLRIQQRIRTDEYRTLQDFTADVELLVNNAKRYYPQGSQQYNDASALWEIYVEARDEILHEVHGGISGDTLEAKAKRGREEMDETTEEEEEEEDVEGEDQEEIDFPPFAADTENPYEQLFVAMANSTDPTGRAMSFLFQKLPVRSEFPEYYKIIKDPMDLTMVARKIKRNVYNTLADMERDISLMVRNAKTFNEPGSLVYKDAVALKKIFSLKKAELEGEPLGVRSSDRSSRRSGRSGLSSRLSAITAALQYSSEEEDQSEASERVSITEYEEESEADSSMYEEGNTFLALYDHVRGYSTGQGMCLSEPFLKLPSKKAYPDYYQEIKHPMSMLKIRSNIKQGLYENLDHLEADFTLMFENAKQYNMTGSRIYKDAVKLQQVMQIKKRELTKSDSNFEDTESVLSSASGVSRKIKRPQIMEDLEERRKKKKKDEGENTMKGRLRFLYDAMIGYCDAFGRFLIELFMEKPSRKDYPEYYKIILEPIDMKTIDYNIRTDKYSSVEAMLEDFDLMFNNARHFNEEGSQVYIDACTLEKVLKDKVKQLGPLPSEGGLFSPKAGLKGPRKSSPKKSKFLTPLQQKLRDMYDAVKDYKDSTGRKLCFMFLQLPSKIDYPDYYQVIKKPIDMQKIEANMRSNKYNTVEDFLEDFLQLFDNACRYNEPDSQIYKDALILQRALLEKRDEVHGDGSSEVPDIRGCVQDLLNSLFVSVLNHQDEEGRCYSDSLSELPEKEDKKEREQQQEPHKRGPASFKAIRRNLDKGRYRRLDVFQEDVFRVFERARRVSRTDSEMYEDAVELQQFFITIRDEICKNGELMLSPALSYTHKHLQVELDAEKKEKIPKELEEDKEKKEDDGKVEDELEEESSETAMQRKYSEDVSWEDQSFRVGDFVYIENQDKSQPPHIVCIEKLFQDDQGDQWLHGCWFYRPKETFHLATRKFLEKEVFKSDYYNIARIANIRGRCFVMSVKEYFKSKPLGVSDEDIFVCESRYSARAKAFKKIKIWPTPPSNVKIIPREEPLSKVRVASVFAEEAKLEEQEAETEDQEEEEEEEDVIDKVRENIAVDASSTTEPGISHYEQFIYGGTCFKLGDSVYVKSNREQPLMARIDKMWVDANSDPWFHGQWFIYPSETDHNPTRLFYKNEIFLTSMEESKSMRTILGKCCILAYKDYLICRPTEFMEDDIWVCEARYYETDKQIRKIKALKKYSLSPKVTDDEIFFFRKPVVPGKVPSPKLAEISEEPVAFAVPPDAEEELQQPSTPIKAPKAKRPPSGYILFSSEMRATLKKQNPNYAFGEISRIVGMEWKNLSAAQKAVYEERAQQSSSQNDEESPYPASPASGHSSSRSDPLILVWECLWEGCDYQYESEKDLVAHLLETSGHLKPEGEQQEYFCYWAGCPRSRVKKSLPFPNISGMKRHVREVHVKTSSRQIPLSQRSRNYIPYQPGYQASPSQSPRPFTPQGSGAVLGVVPPPMPAGMLSQAQIAANGTPGQRMTPGTSQVLTPGQSINMSANSLQVQTQSPAPPPQPPPPPMFVPPPPKAQRLLHSEAYIRYIEGLKVENRSVSNWEETLTVRQEDVQLTEQQRARLPGHILKNGKGPHKNMESALWALRDLMLKDSLTIRNFHN; encoded by the exons ATGGCTAAGAGGAGGAGGTCTAGCTCTGTGGGGATGGATGGACGGCTGGAGGAGGACATGGGTCCTTCCATGAAGACTCGCAGGAAATCTGCTCCATCTATTgatacag CCTATCCTAGGATTG GTGAGGTCATCCAAGACCTGTATGACATCATTCGCAACCATAGGGACGAAAATGGCCGCCTTCTGTGTGATCCGTTCATTCGCGCTCCCAACCGCCGCAATGCCCCAGACTTCTACGAAGCTGTGGACACCCCCATCGACATGCTCAGGATTCAGCAGCGAATCAGAACAGACGAGTACCGCACGCTGCAGGACTTCACTGCTGATGTGGAACTTCTCGTGAACAATGCAAAGAGGTACTACCCACAGGGTAGCCAGCAGTACAACGATGCCAGCGCCCTGTGGGAAATCTATGTGGAGGCTCGAGATGAAATTCTACACGAGGTCCATGGGGGCATCAGTGGGGACACACTGGAGGCAAAGGCAAAGAGGGGAAGGGAGGAGATGGATGAAACaacagaggaggaggaggaagaggaggatgtTGAAGGGGAGGATCAGGAGGAGATAGACTTCCCTCCCTTTGCAGCAGATACAGAGAATCCCTACGAACAGCTCTTCGTAGCCATGGCCAATTCCACTGATCCAACAGGCAGAGCTATGTCGTTCCTGTTCCAGAAGCTGCCAGTCCGTTCCGAGTTTCCTGAGTATTACAAGATCATCAAAGATCCCATGGATCTGACAATGGTTGCTCGTAAAATCAAGAGAAATGTCTACAACACACTTGCAGACATGGAGAGAGACATCAGCCTGATGGTACGGAATGCCAAAACCTTCAATGAGCCAGGATCACTTGTCTACAAAGATGCTGTGGCACTGAAGAAGATTTTCTCACTGAAGAAGGCAGAGCTTGAGGGAGAGCCTTTAGGAGTCAGGAGTTCGGACAGATCTAGTCGGAGGAGTGGTAGGTCAGGACTGAGCAGCCGGCTGTCAGCCATCACGGCTGCCCTGCAGTATTCATCAGAGGAAGAGGACCAGAGTGAGGCCAGCGAGCGAGTGTCAATCACAGAGTATGAGGAAGAGTCCGAAGCAGACAGCTCCATGTACGAGGAGGGGAACACATTCCTGGCACTGTATGACCACGTCAGAGGGTACTCAACTGGTCAAGGGATGTGTCTCTCCGAGCCATTTCTTAAGCTCCCGTCCAAGAAGGCATACCCTGACTATTACCAGGAGATCAAACATCCCAtgtccatgttgaaaatcagaAGCAACATTAAGCAGGGTTTGTACGAGAACCTTGACCACCTCGAAGCTGACTTCACCCTGATGTTTGAGAATGCCAAACAGTACAACATGACAGGGTCTCGCATTTACAAGGACGCAGTCAAGCTACAGCAAGTCATGCAGATCAAGAAAAGAGAGCTGACCAAGTCTGATAGCAACTTCGAAGACACAGAGAGCGTGCTAAGCAGTGCTTCCGGTGTCAGCAGAAAAATCAAACGTCCACAGATCATGGAAGATCTGGAGGAAagacggaagaagaagaagaaagatgaAGGAGAGAACACCATGAAGGGCCGCCTGCGGTTCCTGTATGACGCCATGATAGGATATTGTGATGCATTTGGTCGGTTTCTCATTGAGCTGTTCATGGAAAAGCCTTCCCGGAAAGACTACCCTGAGTACTACAAGATCATTCTGGAGCCTATCGACATGAAGACGATCGATTACAACATCCGAACTGACAAGTACTCCAGTGTGGAGGCCATGTTGGAAGACTTTGATCTCATGTTCAACAATGCACGCCACTTCAATGAGGAAGGTTCACAGGTGTATATAGATGCCTGCACGCTGGAAAAGGTTTTGAAAGACAAAGTAAAACAGCTGGGGCCTCTGCCTTCAGAAGGCGGTCTTTTCTCACCAAAAGCAGGACTGAAGGGGCCAAGAAAGAGTTCGCCAAAGAAGTCCAAGTTTTTGACACCCCTGCAGCAGAAGTTGCGGGACATGTACGATGCAGTGAAGGACTACAAAGACTCCACCGGCCGCAAGCTCTGCTTCATGTTCCTGCAGCTTCCCTCCAAGATAGACTATCCCGACTACTACCAGGTCATCAAGAAGCCGATCGACATGCAGAAAATTGAAGCCAACATGCGATCCAACAAGTACAACACTGTGGAGGATTTTTTGGAGGACTTCCTCCAGCTTTTTGACAATGCTTGCAGGTACAACGAGCCAGACTCACAGATATACAAAGATGCACTGATCCTGCAACGGGCCCTCCTGGAGAAGAGAGATGAAGTCCACGGGGATGGGAGCTCAGAAGTGCCAGACATCCGTGGATGTGTGCAGGACCTTCTGAACAGTCTCTTTGTATCCGTTCTCAACCACCAGGACGAGGAGGGGCGGTGCTACAGCGACTCGCTCTCAGAGTTACCCGAGAAAGAAGACAAGAAGGAGAGGGAGCAGCAGCAAGAACCTCACAAGAGAGGTCCGGCAAGCTTCAAAGCCATCCGCAGAAACCTAGACAAGGGGAGGTACAGAAGGCTGGATGTGTTTCAGGAAGATGTGTTCCGGGTGTTCGAGAGAGCCAGAAGAGTCAGTCGCACTGACTCAGAGATGTATGAGGATGCAGTGGAACTCCAGCAGTTCTTCATCACCATCAGGGATGAGATCTGTAAGAATGGCGAGCTGATGCTGTCCCCAGCCCTCAGCTACACTCACAAGCACCTCCAGGTGGAGCTGGATGCTGAAAAGAAGGAGAAGATCCCAAAAGAGTTGGAGGAAGACAAGGAGAAGAAAGAGGATGATGGGAAGGTGGAAGATGAGCTTGAGGAAGAGTCCAGTGAAACGGCAATGCAGCGCAAATATAGTGAGGATGTCAGCTGGGAGGACCAGTCATTCCGTGTGGGAGACTTCGTCTACATAGAGAATCAGGACAAAAGCCAGCCCCCTCATATTGTCTGTATCGAGAAACTGTTTCAGGATGACCAAGGGGACCAGTGGCTGCATGGCTGTTGGTTCTATCGTCCAAAGGAGACCTTCCATTTGGCTACAAGGAAGTTTCTAGAGAAGGAGGTGTTTAAGAGTGACTACTACAACATCGCCCGCATTGCTAACATAAGAGGAAGATGTTTCGTGATGTCAGTGAAGGAATACTTCAAGAGTAAGCCGCTAGGTGTCAGTGATGAGGATATCTTTGTATGCGAGTCTCGTTACAGTGCAAGAGCCAAGGCCTTCAAGAAGATCAAAATCTGGCCCACTCCCCCTAGTAATGTAAAGATAATCCCACGGGAAGAACCACTGTCTAAAGTTCGAGTAGCATCAGTTTTTGCAGAAGAAGCCAAACTAGAGGAGCAAGAGGCAGAAACTGAGGatcaagaggaggaggaagaggaagaagatgtGATTGACAAAGTCAGGGAGAACATTGCAGTGGATGCATCAAGCACCACCGAGCCTGGTATTTCCCATTATGAGCAGTTCATCTATGGTGGAACCTGCTTTAAGCTCGGTGACTCTGTCTATGTGAAGTCCAACAGGGAGCAACCCCTCATGGCTCGTATAGACAAGATGTGGGTGGATGCCAACAGTGATCCATGGTTTCATGGCCAGTGGTTTATCTACCCCTCAGAGACAGATCACAACCCGACCAGGCTGTTCTACAAGAACGAGATCTTTCTGACATCCATGGAGGAGTCCAAGTCCATGAGGACCATCCTGGGGAAGTGTTGCATCCTGGCCTATAAGGACTACCTCATCTGTCGGCCCACAGAGTTCATGGAGGATGACATCTGGGTGTGCGAGGCTCGCTATTATGAGACTGACAAGCAAATCCGCAAGATCAAGGCCTTGAAGAAGTACAGCCTCTCCCCTAAAGTGACGGATGATGAGATCTTCTTCTTTCGTAAGCCCGTCGTCCCAGGAAAGGTCCCCTCACCAAAGTTGGCAGAGATTTCAGAGGAGCCTGTTGCTTTTGCTGTACCTCCTGATGCGGAGGAAGAACTGCAGCAACCATCAACTCCCATAAAGGCACCAAAAGCCAAACGGCCTCCAAGCGGGTACATTCTGTTCTCCAGCGAGATGCGAGCAACGCTGAAGAAGCAGAACCCCAACTACGCCTTCGGGGAGATCAGCCGCATCGTCGGGATGGAGTGGAAGAACCTGAGCGCGGCGCAGAAAGCCGTGTACGAGGAGAGGGCGCAGCAGAGCTCCAGCCAGAACGACGAGGAGTCGCCCTACCCAGCATCCCCTGCGTCGGGTCACAGCAGCAGCCGCTCGGACCCGCTGATCCTGGTGTGGGAGTGCCTGTGGGAGGGCTGCGACTACCAGTACGAGAGCGAGAAGGACCTGGTGGCTCACCTGCTGGAGACGTCGGGTCACCTGAAGCCAGAGGGAGAACAGCAGGAGTACTTCTGCTACTGGGCTGGCTGCCCAAGGTCAAGGGTGAAGAAGAGCCTCCCGTTCCCCAACATCTCGGGAATGAAGCGCCACGTCCGGGAGGTCCACGTGAAGACGTCGTCCCGACAGATCCCGCTCAGCCAGAGAAGTCGGAACTACATACCGTACCAGCCTGGGTACCAGGCATCACCAAGCCAGTCACCACGCCCATTCACACCACAG GGTTCTGGAGCTGTGCTGGGTGTGGTTCCTCCACCCATGCCAGCAGGAATGCTATCACAGGCACAGATAGCAGCAAATG GTACACCTGGCCAAAGAATGACCCCAGGTACCAGTCAAGTGCTGACCCCAGGACAGTCCATTAACATGTCTGCTAACAGtctacaggtacag ACACAGTCACCAGCCCCCCCTCCACAGCCCCCACCCCCTCCGATGTTTGTGCCTCCCCCTCCAAAAGCGCAGAGACTGCTGCACTCCGAGGCTTACATCCGCTACATAGAAGGTCTAAAG GTTGAGAACAGGTCAGTAAGTAACTGGGAAGAGACCCTGACCGTGAGACAGGAGGATGTACAGTTGACGGAACAGCAGCGGGCGCGACTGCCCGGACACATCCTGAAGAACGGAAAAGGACCACACAAGAACATGGAGTCTGCGCTGTGGGCCCTGAGAGACCTCATGCTGAAGGACTCTCTCACCATCCGAAACTTCCATAACTAA
- the LOC136430806 gene encoding protein polybromo-1-like isoform X3, which translates to MAKRRRSSSVGMDGRLEEDMGPSMKTRRKSAPSIDTGEVIQDLYDIIRNHRDENGRLLCDPFIRAPNRRNAPDFYEAVDTPIDMLRIQQRIRTDEYRTLQDFTADVELLVNNAKRYYPQGSQQYNDASALWEIYVEARDEILHEVHGGISGDTLEAKAKRGREEMDETTEEEEEEEDVEGEDQEEIDFPPFAADTENPYEQLFVAMANSTDPTGRAMSFLFQKLPVRSEFPEYYKIIKDPMDLTMVARKIKRNVYNTLADMERDISLMVRNAKTFNEPGSLVYKDAVALKKIFSLKKAELEGEPLGVRSSDRSSRRSGRSGLSSRLSAITAALQYSSEEEDQSEASERVSITEYEEESEADSSMYEEGNTFLALYDHVRGYSTGQGMCLSEPFLKLPSKKAYPDYYQEIKHPMSMLKIRSNIKQGLYENLDHLEADFTLMFENAKQYNMTGSRIYKDAVKLQQVMQIKKRELTKSDSNFEDTESVLSSASGVSRKIKRPQIMEDLEERRKKKKKDEGENTMKGRLRFLYDAMIGYCDAFGRFLIELFMEKPSRKDYPEYYKIILEPIDMKTIDYNIRTDKYSSVEAMLEDFDLMFNNARHFNEEGSQVYIDACTLEKVLKDKVKQLGPLPSEGGLFSPKAGLKGPRKSSPKKSKFLTPLQQKLRDMYDAVKDYKDSTGRKLCFMFLQLPSKIDYPDYYQVIKKPIDMQKIEANMRSNKYNTVEDFLEDFLQLFDNACRYNEPDSQIYKDALILQRALLEKRDEVHGDGSSEVPDIRGCVQDLLNSLFVSVLNHQDEEGRCYSDSLSELPEKEDKKEREQQQEPHKRGPASFKAIRRNLDKGRYRRLDVFQEDVFRVFERARRVSRTDSEMYEDAVELQQFFITIRDEICKNGELMLSPALSYTHKHLQVELDAEKKEKIPKELEEDKEKKEDDGKVEDELEEESSETAMQRKYSEDVSWEDQSFRVGDFVYIENQDKSQPPHIVCIEKLFQDDQGDQWLHGCWFYRPKETFHLATRKFLEKEVFKSDYYNIARIANIRGRCFVMSVKEYFKSKPLGVSDEDIFVCESRYSARAKAFKKIKIWPTPPSNVKIIPREEPLSKVRVASVFAEEAKLEEQEAETEDQEEEEEEEDVIDKVRENIAVDASSTTEPGISHYEQFIYGGTCFKLGDSVYVKSNREQPLMARIDKMWVDANSDPWFHGQWFIYPSETDHNPTRLFYKNEIFLTSMEESKSMRTILGKCCILAYKDYLICRPTEFMEDDIWVCEARYYETDKQIRKIKALKKYSLSPKVTDDEIFFFRKPVVPGKVPSPKLAEISEEPVAFAVPPDAEEELQQPSTPIKAPKAKRPPSGYILFSSEMRATLKKQNPNYAFGEISRIVGMEWKNLSAAQKAVYEERAQQSSSQNDEESPYPASPASGHSSSRSDPLILVWECLWEGCDYQYESEKDLVAHLLETSGHLKPEGEQQEYFCYWAGCPRSRVKKSLPFPNISGMKRHVREVHVKTSSRQIPLSQRSRNYIPYQPGYQASPSQSPRPFTPQGSGAVLGVVPPPMPAGMLSQAQIAANGTPGQRMTPGTSQVLTPGQSINMSANSLQVQYASFSQIPGAFPPQSPFPQQGGYSQQTPLSQGGPMPQQMFPPQMGPLPVGTTPPAPQYFYGQGGTQYGVHPQTQSPAPPPQPPPPPMFVPPPPKAQRLLHSEAYIRYIEGLKVENRSVSNWEETLTVRQEDVQLTEQQRARLPGHILKNGKGPHKNMESALWALRDLMLKDSLTIRNFHN; encoded by the exons ATGGCTAAGAGGAGGAGGTCTAGCTCTGTGGGGATGGATGGACGGCTGGAGGAGGACATGGGTCCTTCCATGAAGACTCGCAGGAAATCTGCTCCATCTATTgatacag GTGAGGTCATCCAAGACCTGTATGACATCATTCGCAACCATAGGGACGAAAATGGCCGCCTTCTGTGTGATCCGTTCATTCGCGCTCCCAACCGCCGCAATGCCCCAGACTTCTACGAAGCTGTGGACACCCCCATCGACATGCTCAGGATTCAGCAGCGAATCAGAACAGACGAGTACCGCACGCTGCAGGACTTCACTGCTGATGTGGAACTTCTCGTGAACAATGCAAAGAGGTACTACCCACAGGGTAGCCAGCAGTACAACGATGCCAGCGCCCTGTGGGAAATCTATGTGGAGGCTCGAGATGAAATTCTACACGAGGTCCATGGGGGCATCAGTGGGGACACACTGGAGGCAAAGGCAAAGAGGGGAAGGGAGGAGATGGATGAAACaacagaggaggaggaggaagaggaggatgtTGAAGGGGAGGATCAGGAGGAGATAGACTTCCCTCCCTTTGCAGCAGATACAGAGAATCCCTACGAACAGCTCTTCGTAGCCATGGCCAATTCCACTGATCCAACAGGCAGAGCTATGTCGTTCCTGTTCCAGAAGCTGCCAGTCCGTTCCGAGTTTCCTGAGTATTACAAGATCATCAAAGATCCCATGGATCTGACAATGGTTGCTCGTAAAATCAAGAGAAATGTCTACAACACACTTGCAGACATGGAGAGAGACATCAGCCTGATGGTACGGAATGCCAAAACCTTCAATGAGCCAGGATCACTTGTCTACAAAGATGCTGTGGCACTGAAGAAGATTTTCTCACTGAAGAAGGCAGAGCTTGAGGGAGAGCCTTTAGGAGTCAGGAGTTCGGACAGATCTAGTCGGAGGAGTGGTAGGTCAGGACTGAGCAGCCGGCTGTCAGCCATCACGGCTGCCCTGCAGTATTCATCAGAGGAAGAGGACCAGAGTGAGGCCAGCGAGCGAGTGTCAATCACAGAGTATGAGGAAGAGTCCGAAGCAGACAGCTCCATGTACGAGGAGGGGAACACATTCCTGGCACTGTATGACCACGTCAGAGGGTACTCAACTGGTCAAGGGATGTGTCTCTCCGAGCCATTTCTTAAGCTCCCGTCCAAGAAGGCATACCCTGACTATTACCAGGAGATCAAACATCCCAtgtccatgttgaaaatcagaAGCAACATTAAGCAGGGTTTGTACGAGAACCTTGACCACCTCGAAGCTGACTTCACCCTGATGTTTGAGAATGCCAAACAGTACAACATGACAGGGTCTCGCATTTACAAGGACGCAGTCAAGCTACAGCAAGTCATGCAGATCAAGAAAAGAGAGCTGACCAAGTCTGATAGCAACTTCGAAGACACAGAGAGCGTGCTAAGCAGTGCTTCCGGTGTCAGCAGAAAAATCAAACGTCCACAGATCATGGAAGATCTGGAGGAAagacggaagaagaagaagaaagatgaAGGAGAGAACACCATGAAGGGCCGCCTGCGGTTCCTGTATGACGCCATGATAGGATATTGTGATGCATTTGGTCGGTTTCTCATTGAGCTGTTCATGGAAAAGCCTTCCCGGAAAGACTACCCTGAGTACTACAAGATCATTCTGGAGCCTATCGACATGAAGACGATCGATTACAACATCCGAACTGACAAGTACTCCAGTGTGGAGGCCATGTTGGAAGACTTTGATCTCATGTTCAACAATGCACGCCACTTCAATGAGGAAGGTTCACAGGTGTATATAGATGCCTGCACGCTGGAAAAGGTTTTGAAAGACAAAGTAAAACAGCTGGGGCCTCTGCCTTCAGAAGGCGGTCTTTTCTCACCAAAAGCAGGACTGAAGGGGCCAAGAAAGAGTTCGCCAAAGAAGTCCAAGTTTTTGACACCCCTGCAGCAGAAGTTGCGGGACATGTACGATGCAGTGAAGGACTACAAAGACTCCACCGGCCGCAAGCTCTGCTTCATGTTCCTGCAGCTTCCCTCCAAGATAGACTATCCCGACTACTACCAGGTCATCAAGAAGCCGATCGACATGCAGAAAATTGAAGCCAACATGCGATCCAACAAGTACAACACTGTGGAGGATTTTTTGGAGGACTTCCTCCAGCTTTTTGACAATGCTTGCAGGTACAACGAGCCAGACTCACAGATATACAAAGATGCACTGATCCTGCAACGGGCCCTCCTGGAGAAGAGAGATGAAGTCCACGGGGATGGGAGCTCAGAAGTGCCAGACATCCGTGGATGTGTGCAGGACCTTCTGAACAGTCTCTTTGTATCCGTTCTCAACCACCAGGACGAGGAGGGGCGGTGCTACAGCGACTCGCTCTCAGAGTTACCCGAGAAAGAAGACAAGAAGGAGAGGGAGCAGCAGCAAGAACCTCACAAGAGAGGTCCGGCAAGCTTCAAAGCCATCCGCAGAAACCTAGACAAGGGGAGGTACAGAAGGCTGGATGTGTTTCAGGAAGATGTGTTCCGGGTGTTCGAGAGAGCCAGAAGAGTCAGTCGCACTGACTCAGAGATGTATGAGGATGCAGTGGAACTCCAGCAGTTCTTCATCACCATCAGGGATGAGATCTGTAAGAATGGCGAGCTGATGCTGTCCCCAGCCCTCAGCTACACTCACAAGCACCTCCAGGTGGAGCTGGATGCTGAAAAGAAGGAGAAGATCCCAAAAGAGTTGGAGGAAGACAAGGAGAAGAAAGAGGATGATGGGAAGGTGGAAGATGAGCTTGAGGAAGAGTCCAGTGAAACGGCAATGCAGCGCAAATATAGTGAGGATGTCAGCTGGGAGGACCAGTCATTCCGTGTGGGAGACTTCGTCTACATAGAGAATCAGGACAAAAGCCAGCCCCCTCATATTGTCTGTATCGAGAAACTGTTTCAGGATGACCAAGGGGACCAGTGGCTGCATGGCTGTTGGTTCTATCGTCCAAAGGAGACCTTCCATTTGGCTACAAGGAAGTTTCTAGAGAAGGAGGTGTTTAAGAGTGACTACTACAACATCGCCCGCATTGCTAACATAAGAGGAAGATGTTTCGTGATGTCAGTGAAGGAATACTTCAAGAGTAAGCCGCTAGGTGTCAGTGATGAGGATATCTTTGTATGCGAGTCTCGTTACAGTGCAAGAGCCAAGGCCTTCAAGAAGATCAAAATCTGGCCCACTCCCCCTAGTAATGTAAAGATAATCCCACGGGAAGAACCACTGTCTAAAGTTCGAGTAGCATCAGTTTTTGCAGAAGAAGCCAAACTAGAGGAGCAAGAGGCAGAAACTGAGGatcaagaggaggaggaagaggaagaagatgtGATTGACAAAGTCAGGGAGAACATTGCAGTGGATGCATCAAGCACCACCGAGCCTGGTATTTCCCATTATGAGCAGTTCATCTATGGTGGAACCTGCTTTAAGCTCGGTGACTCTGTCTATGTGAAGTCCAACAGGGAGCAACCCCTCATGGCTCGTATAGACAAGATGTGGGTGGATGCCAACAGTGATCCATGGTTTCATGGCCAGTGGTTTATCTACCCCTCAGAGACAGATCACAACCCGACCAGGCTGTTCTACAAGAACGAGATCTTTCTGACATCCATGGAGGAGTCCAAGTCCATGAGGACCATCCTGGGGAAGTGTTGCATCCTGGCCTATAAGGACTACCTCATCTGTCGGCCCACAGAGTTCATGGAGGATGACATCTGGGTGTGCGAGGCTCGCTATTATGAGACTGACAAGCAAATCCGCAAGATCAAGGCCTTGAAGAAGTACAGCCTCTCCCCTAAAGTGACGGATGATGAGATCTTCTTCTTTCGTAAGCCCGTCGTCCCAGGAAAGGTCCCCTCACCAAAGTTGGCAGAGATTTCAGAGGAGCCTGTTGCTTTTGCTGTACCTCCTGATGCGGAGGAAGAACTGCAGCAACCATCAACTCCCATAAAGGCACCAAAAGCCAAACGGCCTCCAAGCGGGTACATTCTGTTCTCCAGCGAGATGCGAGCAACGCTGAAGAAGCAGAACCCCAACTACGCCTTCGGGGAGATCAGCCGCATCGTCGGGATGGAGTGGAAGAACCTGAGCGCGGCGCAGAAAGCCGTGTACGAGGAGAGGGCGCAGCAGAGCTCCAGCCAGAACGACGAGGAGTCGCCCTACCCAGCATCCCCTGCGTCGGGTCACAGCAGCAGCCGCTCGGACCCGCTGATCCTGGTGTGGGAGTGCCTGTGGGAGGGCTGCGACTACCAGTACGAGAGCGAGAAGGACCTGGTGGCTCACCTGCTGGAGACGTCGGGTCACCTGAAGCCAGAGGGAGAACAGCAGGAGTACTTCTGCTACTGGGCTGGCTGCCCAAGGTCAAGGGTGAAGAAGAGCCTCCCGTTCCCCAACATCTCGGGAATGAAGCGCCACGTCCGGGAGGTCCACGTGAAGACGTCGTCCCGACAGATCCCGCTCAGCCAGAGAAGTCGGAACTACATACCGTACCAGCCTGGGTACCAGGCATCACCAAGCCAGTCACCACGCCCATTCACACCACAG GGTTCTGGAGCTGTGCTGGGTGTGGTTCCTCCACCCATGCCAGCAGGAATGCTATCACAGGCACAGATAGCAGCAAATG GTACACCTGGCCAAAGAATGACCCCAGGTACCAGTCAAGTGCTGACCCCAGGACAGTCCATTAACATGTCTGCTAACAGtctacaggtacag TATGCCTCCTTCTCGCAGATCCCCGGTGCCTTCCCCCCTCAGAGCCCATTCCCCCAGCAGGGGGGATACTCCCAACAAACCCCCCTGTCACAAGGTGGACCAATGCCTCAGCAGATGTTCCCCCCTCAGATGGGTCCCCTTCCTGTGGGCACTACCCCCCCTGCACCGCAG TATTTTTATGGACAGGGTGGTACTCAGTACGGTGTTCATCCACAGACACAGTCACCAGCCCCCCCTCCACAGCCCCCACCCCCTCCGATGTTTGTGCCTCCCCCTCCAAAAGCGCAGAGACTGCTGCACTCCGAGGCTTACATCCGCTACATAGAAGGTCTAAAG GTTGAGAACAGGTCAGTAAGTAACTGGGAAGAGACCCTGACCGTGAGACAGGAGGATGTACAGTTGACGGAACAGCAGCGGGCGCGACTGCCCGGACACATCCTGAAGAACGGAAAAGGACCACACAAGAACATGGAGTCTGCGCTGTGGGCCCTGAGAGACCTCATGCTGAAGGACTCTCTCACCATCCGAAACTTCCATAACTAA